DNA from Doryrhamphus excisus isolate RoL2022-K1 chromosome 19, RoL_Dexc_1.0, whole genome shotgun sequence:
ATGTCAATCTTTATATCTAAATGAATTGAAAATACATATTGGCATTAtagaaaaagtactttttataagtactaaagcactgaaaaagagTCCATCGAAAAATGAAATGTCAATGCCAATACTGTCAGAGTTCCCcttaataatcatatttttttattgtcagcgctttatttttgtgtttcatTGTTCAGTGTCATTACTTGTTTCGATGCGACAACACTCTTCTACAATGCCAAAACCTGTTGTAGTGCATGTTTTGTTGCATTAATCCTCCTTTTTGTTCCTGCGAAAATGATAAAAGGGATGCCATTTACGTCATTTTCGTTTAGACTATGACTTAGACAACCTTTAATATCTAATGGTGTATTAAAATCCACGACTGAGTAATATGTTTGTTAGCTTCGGTTTGGGCTGTGGGCGATTTTATTGCTAACATTGTTGTGTATCGTTTAGGGGTTGGGGGAGGGCGGggcgttgccatggtgattctGCGGCTCATTCGGGAGCTTTTATGACGTCATCACCGCCGCTCGCAGGACCGCGCTGGGTATAATCAGCTGGTTAGCTTAACTCACGTTTAAGGTATGCCCCGTCGCCGTCCTTTCATCCGCAAGATAAAGCATCCGTTGGAATGACGTGGCAGTCGAGAACGGGACCATGGAGACTCTCTCTCGGGGTCTCACCGGTGCGACGGAGCGAGGTAACTCGGAGACGAGGTCACAGGCGGGGGAGTAAACATGCTATTTTAGCTTGTTTGGAGCTATCCGTCTTGGTCAGTTGTTGCCTTGCGGTTTCCCCCCCTCCTTGGCTAGTTAATGTTAGCCAAATGTCGCCCCCAACTCCACATTTTTgcgtcatttttatgcttctgACATATGGTTTTAATCAGCTAAAGCTAGCTGCTAACCTCTCGCGGCTATCAAGAGCACCAAGCTAGCTCCTGATCTGAGCCGAGCACAATCAGTCACTTTAAGCAAGTGATTAGAATTGACAGGAAGGTATCTAACGTTACCGATCATTACCCTCAGTGGCAAGTagtgtggtacagaataagtgCTGatgcatgcatttattttttgcagtgaCGGGTATGTGCCACTGATGTCAGCTTGTGACTGCAGCTGAGATCACTCACCATGAGTGGAGAGCACACAGACATCCTGTCAACTGCAGATGTGGTTCGAGACAGATGGAGAGtggtaagacaaaaaaaaggcaccCAAAATATATTGACGTCAAACCCATCAGGTTAGGCTGGCAGATAGGTCATGTAGAACTGTCCTGCAGGTAAGAAAAATAGGCGGAGGTGGCTTCGGGGAGGTCTATGAGGTCTTGGACCTGCTTAGCCAAGCCACTGTCGCTATGAAGGTGGAGTCTGCCACACACCCCAAACCGGTGCAGAGGACAGAGGCCGCCGTGTTGAAGAAGCTGCAGGGTGAGCAACATTTTCGATGCACAACCTGTACTGTAATTTAGAGATGAATAATGCAGGATGTACTTAATTCAATTGCCACAAATAGGACATTTTATGATTATGTCTTGACTTGTTCATGTCTTTTGATAGGCAAGGATCACGTTTGTCGCTTTGTCAGCGCTGGAAGAAATGAGCGCTTCAACTTTGTGGTGATGGAACTCCAGGTAGGCTCACCATCACAGGGTGCTAGAATATCTTTTTAAAAATCCCCAAATCTTGATTTATTTCACAAACTATTTGACGGAAAAACTCAatcaaatgtacacaaatgtaaATTTAACCAATCCACACTAGAGAATGTAGGCATTAATGTGTACTGCTTACTCTGAATGTTAGGCTTTCAGACACCAAagtagttgtgtttttttaatttttagtcacTTAAGCTTAAGAGGATCTTTAAGCTGAAGTCGCCCAAGATCTTTGTTTTTACCCAATGTTTGAATCTAACCGTAAAATGCAACAAACCAAAGGGGAGGAACCTGGCAGATCTACGCAGAAGCAGGGCCCGTGCAACATTCTCCGTCTCAACAACCTTGAGACTCGGCAAGCAGATTTTACAAGCCATTGAAAGCATCCACTCAGTGGGTTTCCTGCACCGCGACATTAAACCGGTAAAATAACAGTCGCCTTGGCTACCTGTGACACATTTCAGTACCATGATTAATGATTGAACTTTCACACCTTTGTTCTGTCAATCACAGGCTAACTTTGCAATGGGAAGACTAGCAAGTACCTGTAGGTGCTGCTACATGTTGGACTTTGGTTTGGCCCGACAATATATGACCTCCACCCAGGAACTGCGTCCAGTAAGCACGCCCAGAGATCCCTAAAATATGTGATTTTGTTGGCTAAACGGTGTTCACGGTGTTTCCCTATCTTTTTCAGCCTCGTTCTGTGGCAGGCTTCAGAGGAACCGTGCGATACGCTTCCATCAATACTCATAGAAATAAGGTGACTTGAGGCATCTTTTGAGttataaaaatagtaataggcagtcaaaatgtgtaaataaagaTGCCCTGTGCATCCCTCGGGTTGCAtacttatttttccaaaataattgTGCTCTATGTGTGTAATAAATAAGCTACATATGCATTATTTGTGCTTGTAACAAGGCTTTGCTTTGGTATGCATTGTCCCTCTTATGTGTGTCATTATGACTGTGCAGGAAATAGGTCGTCATGATGATCTGTGGTCCCTCTTCTACATGTTGGTTGAATTCATGTCTGGTCAGCTGCCATGGAGGAAATTTAAAGATAAGGTATATTTCGACAATGATGGTTGCGTGAGTCCTTTTTGGCGCATAGTAAATCTGTACAGCTGTATATTGACATTAACtatttttgcaaatgttgatctgaaatcggaaAACATCAAGTTAACAGGAGGGGAAGGGAAAGCGAGCTGTGTGTTTAGAAATACACCATAGACATTTTTGTGGGTGTCTCAATTACGTGTAGATTTTCGCCATTCTCCTGTATACTTGTATGTACAGCATGGACTCACTTTTGAGATATTATATAACAGTATTGTATATGACTGTATAAGTATATAACTGTATTGTACACAGGAACAAGTCGGAAATCTAAAAGAATCATATGACCATCGTCTGATGCTTAATCACCTGCCATCTGAGTTCAGTACTTTCCTGGATCACATCCTAAGCTTGGACTATTACACAAAGCCAGACTACGAGGTTAGCCATCGCTTGCTttgtacacatatttttttgtgtgcaccAAAAGCTGACACATGCGCTTCCTCTGTGACAGCTCTTGATGTCAGTGTTTGAGAGTGCTATGAAAAGCCACAATGTGCTGCACAATGACCCCTACGACTGGGAGAAATGCGACTCCGAGGACATGCTGACTATCACTGCGGTTGTGCCGACCGGCCAGGAGCTCACCCGCCTAACACCAGCACACTTGGGGTACTCCTCACCCTTTTTGCTAAAGCACTTTGACTCCATATTTCATTGCTTGTGTGAAATTCTGCActgaatgacatttttgtctccctTCCTCCACAGCATGGCCAATGCTTCAGTGCTGCCAGTGGATCTGCAGAAAGAAAACACTGAGGATGTCCTCATGCTCGGGGAACGCTTCAGTGACGCCGACAATTGCCCACCTATGCCCACCCCCTCTGGGCCTGTGAGAGACATATGGGAAGAGATGGATCGCAtacaaaaccaaaaacatgTTGAGCCGGTGATCAGGAAGGTTAGTTGTTGGAAAAATGTAAGGACATAtgcatacatttacatatagAGCATTATAAACAACTGAGGATGCCTGATGCCTGAATGAAAACACCAACACCTTCTGCTCTAATCTCACTCAGGTGGCAACTGAGGACGAGCACAGTCAGAACCATGGCAACCAGAGCCCGGCTGGGTCTATGCAGAGCTCTCCGAGACGAGTGCGATCTGAGACCATGTTCCTGGACCGGGCTGTGCCACTGCTGCGGAAGATGCGACAGAGCCAGAGCTTGGCGTTTGAAAGGAGACTAGCACCTGAACCGAAGCCAACTATTGAACGTTTCCTTGAGTCCTGGTTTGTAATTCCGACATAATATATATGGTAGTGTATTTCCTCATTTAGTGTTGATGCATGGTTATTTACTAAACTACAGAGAGTACCAAGTGTCTATCAGGGAATTGAAAATATCCATTTAAAAGCCTTCTGTCCAACactaatttttatttgttatttttgtccaGTCGGGGCAAACCACCTGCCCTTTCTCAGGTTGGGGAGAAAGCTGTGCCTGATGAACACTCTGGCACAGGGACCCCTGACCCCGAGGAAGGCGCAGTCAGCGGTGGGTTTGTTGCGGTCAACGTCAGTCCTGTGGTCCAAGAGGGAGACTCCCAGGACTGGGTGATGCTGGAACTGGAGCAAGGCACTAGTTCCGGAGCCATCAAGGCTTCAGCTGAAGCCCAACGTGATGACAAGCCAGGGGGGACCCGTGGCACTCCTGAGAACCGCTTGTGTGGGTCGCAGGATGGTCCGGCTCCACTGGGCAGTCCCCTTCTGTCACACCGCTCTATGGGTTCATGGTTACTTGCCCATAAGAGACTCCCAG
Protein-coding regions in this window:
- the ttbk2b gene encoding tau-tubulin kinase 2b codes for the protein MSGEHTDILSTADVVRDRWRVVRKIGGGGFGEVYEVLDLLSQATVAMKVESATHPKPVQRTEAAVLKKLQGKDHVCRFVSAGRNERFNFVVMELQGRNLADLRRSRARATFSVSTTLRLGKQILQAIESIHSVGFLHRDIKPANFAMGRLASTCRCCYMLDFGLARQYMTSTQELRPPRSVAGFRGTVRYASINTHRNKEIGRHDDLWSLFYMLVEFMSGQLPWRKFKDKEQVGNLKESYDHRLMLNHLPSEFSTFLDHILSLDYYTKPDYELLMSVFESAMKSHNVLHNDPYDWEKCDSEDMLTITAVVPTGQELTRLTPAHLGMANASVLPVDLQKENTEDVLMLGERFSDADNCPPMPTPSGPVRDIWEEMDRIQNQKHVEPVIRKVATEDEHSQNHGNQSPAGSMQSSPRRVRSETMFLDRAVPLLRKMRQSQSLAFERRLAPEPKPTIERFLESCRGKPPALSQVGEKAVPDEHSGTGTPDPEEGAVSGGFVAVNVSPVVQEGDSQDWVMLELEQGTSSGAIKASAEAQRDDKPGGTRGTPENRLCGSQDGPAPLGSPLLSHRSMGSWLLAHKRLPGMLGQMPSVILGRPHMDQSSSYTPPSPVLEKSDPMPVEAPSSKSDELRKDGGKTEFAPSSPLKGSTSLLTKDPESDSGLPDCSSELNQQPQTVSAAIASLRPKDSPSSPRLSRIPIRDANTPPDSPSKNLQRDRRHRWSSPVPGSPTHSPSPSLSCENLPATLPRERLSSERGSRSDCGGEDPLSLSSSSGSKSKIPRPMSATFVPEQLTSRFTPHPPPGKPSAGPCADHRRRHLRVRASSTSDADSLSSLSQLVQDHGGVLISTPPPCPCNSSSSLLQRSLSCSPSRQEPRNVRVSQGRSRSPSSFSGSPPPPQPQPLMPPPPPPPRHGALQARSTGQSHRGPRSVGRGLSQERKGSGKLTR